The following coding sequences are from one Alosa alosa isolate M-15738 ecotype Scorff River chromosome 13, AALO_Geno_1.1, whole genome shotgun sequence window:
- the LOC125306132 gene encoding hemicentin-2-like, with the protein MADHMKLLYTIFLFTITECVLSLPLSAPLSDPRGPYFMSISGPSVVTAGVPTKFICSADCTPECVYTWRVSGKEVEGDVLTLAVSGRTESLELECTAVNPASNNSRSTSKTVEINNLVIVKPTTSSNPREGQAFVLACQGSGPTIATAWFKDGQPLATDTRVLLSKNNVTLAFSSLLPSDGGYFECEVANSTITVTSRGYLLSFGTIAVSILGPNTVEAGVEHNFTCQANCELPCSISWRFSHGFPEGSFSLRRTEIRWTPARPGMVQLFQCIAENSLAQRMAQATKNVTVLARPTTPAPHPTPSGSVMVRPALALISMVSLQLLFALPV; encoded by the exons ATGGCAGATCATATGAAGCTCCTATACACTATTTTTCTATTTACAATAACAG AGTGTGTCCTCTCCCTGCCTCTGAGCGCTCCCCTGTCTGACCCAC GAGGCCCGTACTTTATGTCTATCAGTGGGCCCAGCGTAGTAACGGCCGGGGTGCCAACAAAGTTCATCTGCTCAGCAGACTGCACCCCAGAGTGTGTCTACACCTGGCGGGTGTCTGGGAAGGAAGTGGAGGGGGACGTCTTGACTCTGGCGGTCAGTGGCCGGACTGAGAGCCTGGAGCTGGAGTGCACTGCCGTCAACCCTGCCAGCAACAACTCACGGAGCACCAGCAAGACCGTGGAAATAAACA ATCTGGTAATAGTGAAGCCCACCACCAGCTCTAATCCCCGGGAGGGCCAGGCCTTCGTGCTGGCTTGTCAGGGCTCAGGCCCCACCATCGCCACCGCCTGGTTCAAAGACGGTCAACCCCTCGCCACTGACACCAGGGTGCTTCTCAGCAAGAACAATGTCACGCTAGCCTTCAGCTCTCTGCTGCCCTCCGATGGTGGCTATTTTGAGTGCGAGGTGGCAAACAGCACCATCACCGTGACTAGCAGAGGGTACCTGCTGAGCT TTGGGACAATAGCTGTTAGCATCCTTGGCCCAAACACAGTGGAGGCCGGGGTAGAGCACAACTTCACCTGCCAGGCCAACTGTGAGCTGCCCTGCTCCATCTCCTGGAGGTTCTCCCACGGCTTCCCCGAGGGCTCCTTCTCGCTCAGGAGAACTGAGATCAGATGGACCCCGGCTAGACCCGGAATGGTCCAGTTGTTCCAGTGCATCGCAGAGAACTCACTGGCCCAGCGAATGGCCCAAGCCACTAAGAATGTGACAGTTCTTG CACGCCCTACCACCCCGGCCCCCCATCCTACCCCCAGTGGCTCTGTGATGGTGAGACCAGCGCTAGCTCTGATCTCCATGGTCAGCCTGCAACTGCTGTTTGCCTTGCCTGTCTAG